In Lolium rigidum isolate FL_2022 chromosome 3, APGP_CSIRO_Lrig_0.1, whole genome shotgun sequence, the genomic window cgaagaccttgctcttttcctttgctatagatgcatcAAAGAGtagcgcaaatagcaaggatcatgaagcaacgaagaccttgctcttttcctttgctatagatgccgcaaagagtgccgcaaatagtaaggatcatgaagcaacgaagaccttgctcttttcctttgctatagatgcctcaaagagtgccgcaagtaGCAAGGAttatgaagcaacggggaccttgctctttttctttgctatagatgcctcaaagagtgccgcagatagcaaggatcatgaaacacgtacgaaaacgacccacggtcaagacatgcatcggttgaaagcaaagttgcacatacaacgggtttagcaaaacctgcaacacgagctgatcactcaaacaatttgctgaccaacgaatacacatacgcttaaacgagcaattaagatttgctccttcaaaatttgccaacggcattgacatggtaaaagtgcatatacatgtacctaccaaaaaaattacaaacaatggcatcaacgatgctcaaggtgcgttttgccccttgaaataaacaacaatgtgtcaacggcacctgaagaaaactgtaaacatcgggttgctcgacttgagtctactcacggttacaagcatcagtgcccaaactcgggggctacttccatcgggagcgctggatgcgcacccgataaaatcatcggctcctctgagccatcaccccaatcatcggctcctctgggccatcatctaaatcatcggctcctcagggccatcatctaaatcatcggctcctcagggccatcatccgaatcatcggctcctcagggccatcatctaaatcatcggctcctcagggccatcatccgaatcatcggctcctctgggccatcatcccaatcatcggctcctctgggccatcatctcaatcatcgtctcctcagggccatcatctcaatcatcggctcctctgggatatcatctgaatcatcaactcctctatctatggcatcaccagagtcatcggcatcaagttctcggaacttgaaaaagtctacggtgtttgacttagcattttttacaccctatacataactatttcatatttatctacgaggctcggggctactcccatcgggagcgctagtcgcgcacccgataaaaaatatggcaacctcgccaacaaagaagaataaacttgaagacgtcggcatcaacaatcaagatcttcgagtagtacaacttgagtctatgcgtggttGCAAGCACcctcccatagactcgggggctactcccatcgggagcgcttcacgcacccgacagaaagcaacttcgactctacatcaagcacaagattcaacagatgatcaagacattcggcgaagacaacttgagtccctgcccgaagcttcacttcggccagacactcggggctactgacgtgggcataacccttcgggtactcgacattgccatacccggtgcaaactatgaagctggaccagcacaaggactcgacaagctggacccgcaaggaatatcaacttggactacaaggaaagaagactccaacacgGATCCTACTAGAACtcttataaaccctagcttggctgatatataaagccaggcagaggcaccccttaggacacgcataatcagaaacataattgtagaggcgacacgcctagaaaccgcaacccgcggattagaactagactagatccaacaactccgcctatggcggcaccctgtacatctattcatatagtggattgctagcaggacgtaacgatcctccaccgtggggacgtgaacctgggtacgtcgtgtaccgcctcgctcccagaacttccgtcgtcgtctttctctaaaacccaagcccctcatggtgggcattgccgaggaaccgcctcgtcattgTGCATTAAGTATATCGCCTGTAGGGTAATATTTTGCTCTAAGGATCTGAGCACATAGTGAATCTGTGCTTGGCTAGCATAGCTAGATTGAAACAATGTAGATCTCTAAATCCATTCCACCTTTCGACTTTGGAACACACATTTTCCATCAAGCGAACCAGTGCATATGTTTCTACTCatcatcatctccccaccagtAACGGAACATAGCATCTTGTATCCCTTTAATTACTTGTTTGGGCAGCTTGAAGACTGACATGGCATATGCGGGAATCGCCTGAATCACCGCTTTTAACAGCACCTCCTTCCCACCGTAGGATAGTAAAATACGTCCGCGCTTTGGACCATAGATTTGTCCGATTCGAGAACACAGATGGATCGCCCCGTTGAACTGTTGAAGCCTTCCTGGGACGCGTTATGCAGATCCTCCAGCCGGAGTCCGAGTTCCCAACATTCGCGCCCCACCTCcgtgaaaagaaaaaagaaaatcgCGCCCCACTCCCAGTTTTCTGATGGCTTCCCAAAACTTTATGACATGTGGGCCAGCATATACATCAAAACCCTAGTCCGTCCTCACCATCCCCaaacccctgccgccgccgctccatccTCTCACCGTTTCGCCGCTACCATCCAGTGACGGCTCCAGCGTCGGCGCTCCCTCTTCCCTCTTCTTCGATCTCCCATCCTCTTTGAACACATCCGCCGCCTGCCTCCAGCCCAGGAGTGAACGAGAGGTCAGGCAAGGAAGCACACCGGAGAAGGACCCCGAATCCTCCATGGACATCGATGATGCGCCCGCGCAACCGCGAAACAAGCTTCCCGACCACCTCGAGCTCCAGCGCACCCGTGTTGTCTGCAAGGCCGATGCCCCCACTCATGTATATACGCCAGCCCTTTCTTATGCTTAATTCTATACTCGTCTTACCAGTGATTTTCATACGCCCTTTAATTATGCATGTGTTCATTTTTCTGCGGTTAAATTGTTTGTGCAACAAATTCCAGTCCTCCGCAGAAATCATGTGCTCTTCAAATTTCTTATTTATTAGGAACCTAAATTCTAGTGGAAACATTAATCATTCCATTTTATAGCATCTAATAATCGGCTAGTTAGTCTAATATAGAAGCGAAGGTGATTTCGCTTTGCAGCATCGTCTGATGTGCTATTTTGCTGCTGTTGAAGGCTTGGAACATATATAGTCTCAAATATCTTTGCATGCTATTTTTTTTCTCCTTATTATAGTAAAAAGATTGTTTAGTTGGAATTTGGTTGCTTGCCAAAACACCATTTTCAGTCTTTTCAGTATATTTCCAATTATACTGGCAAAATGTTGCTACTTAAATACAGTTCGGCGTTTCAATTTTTCAGCGGAATTTTATGTTTATTACTACTGGAGGGCGACGTACAATTAGATCATATTTTAATCCTGTATGCTTTGCCTTTTTATGTTTCAAAAGACTGAAGGGTTTCAATACTCGGGTGCTTTTGCTGCTATGGGAGTTGATAATAGTGTATCAGTGGAGAAGTTCTGCAGTGACTTCAAAATCAAGATTAATCGACTTACAGAGGATGATATGGAGTTTGATATGATTGGTGTTGATGCATCCATAGCAAATGCTTTCCGCAGAATCCTCATTGCAGAGGTATGCACGTTGCTGCCATCTCGAAAATTATTCTGCGTATTCTAGCAAGTCATATATGTTTGGGTTCCACTTCAATATCTAAGCATTGGATATGTATATTTTGTACTATGAATTCATAGGTTCCTACAATGGCTATTGAGAAAGTCTTGATGGTTGACAACACCTCAGTTATAGCAGATGAGGTCCTTTCGCATCGACTAGGCCTTATTCCACTTGATGCAGATCCAAGGCTTTTTGACTATATCTCCAGTCAGTGACACAAATTTCTGATGTTTCACATTCACAAACAGTGTTGCGCTTTTACAGTAAGGGCCATCTTATGCTTTTCTTTTTGCAGATGATACGCCAAGTGAGAGGAATACTATTGTATACAAACTGCATGTTTCATGTGCAAAGGGTTCCCAACGTCTTACAGGTATATATCTCATTCACCTCCAACCTGGGCACTGGTACAGTTTATTAGTCCCATTCAATATATCGTTCAACAAACTATTTCTTCCTCAATAATCAGCTCCAGCTTATTCTGCTGCATCGTTTTAGTAAATTGATTTTGATAAGAAATGTGCGTCCTTCCTTATTCTTATACTTGTAAATATATTGTTACAATGCCAACTAAATGAACAGTGGATATTTGGTTCTTAGTACTGTACTTCTGCTTATTCAGCTCACTTGGAGAACATGCAGTATCTTATCTTGTAAATGTCTTATGTCAATCATCATGAAGAAGTTGCTTTGCTAAATACCTTTATCTTAAGTCGATGATAAATTAAATATTTCAGTTGTAGTTCTCTTGTTGTACTTCTTTATACTGTTTAGCATTATCCAGTTTTGTTTATGGGATATGGTTGGGATTTTGTAGTATGTCAAGTGATTACAACTTTCTTGACTTGCAGTGAAGTCTGGTCAATTGGAGTGGTTGCCAGAAGGTAGCCAGTTGACTATTGCATCTCCTGCGCAGCCTGGGGAAAAACCGAAGACCTATACATCCTTTGGTCAAAGCCAAAAAAAGGCGTCTGAAAGACCTCTCGGTGTGAAGTATGAAGATATAACGATTGCAAGGCTTGGACCAGGACAGGTAATTTTGTTGTTATGTTATAGTTCTATTGCCTTGTACAATTAGCTCTATGATGTCCTTCCTACAAAACATTTTGATCAAAGTGTTTTGTTCAGTCCGCATGGTACAAGAAAGCCTTTAATGTAGTCAATTCAGAGTTGTATGTATGCAGCTTTGCCTTAATTTATATGAAGAACCTCCTTGTGTGATTTAGATAATCAAGCCTAAGTTCATGGGCATCAGTGTATACCTAAAGAAATTTTTGCAAAGATATGCTCTTCTAGCAGGTGTATTAAATGTTAACCATAATGTTTTTCTTTCATTTAGGCTATTGAGCTTGAGGCACATGCTGTTAAGGGAGTGGGGAAAATTCATGCGAAGTGGTCTCCAGTTGCTACAGCCTGGTACAGGATGCTCCCTGAGGTAGAATTCTTGTTATGGCATTTCCGATAATTAAATGGCGAGTAACACACATTATTTCTGTTTCAACTGTTCATTGTTATGTTATCATATAGGTTGTTCTTCTCAAAGAATTTACAGATGGCGATGCTGAGCAGCTAGTGAAAAAATGCCCAGTTAATGTTTTTGACATTGAAGAACTAGGAAATGGTAACTTGTCTTCCACTTCCTATTTTGAGAGTCTGAGAAGTTTCAGTTAGCTGTCGGTGTACTTgtttttagtttttgacttgtatttTGGTAGCAAGGGAGTGGTTTGTCAATCCTAGTAACACTAACTCTACTAGGTCATCTCTTGCCCTTAATACATTATTTGGTGATGTTGTCTGTAATTTTAATAAGAATCCTG contains:
- the LOC124698676 gene encoding DNA-directed RNA polymerases I and III subunit rpac1-like → MDIDDAPAQPRNKLPDHLELQRTRVVCKADAPTHTEGFQYSGAFAAMGVDNSVSVEKFCSDFKIKINRLTEDDMEFDMIGVDASIANAFRRILIAEVPTMAIEKVLMVDNTSVIADEVLSHRLGLIPLDADPRLFDYISNDTPSERNTIVYKLHVSCAKGSQRLTVKSGQLEWLPEGSQLTIASPAQPGEKPKTYTSFGQSQKKASERPLGVKYEDITIARLGPGQAIELEAHAVKGVGKIHAKWSPVATAWYRMLPEVVLLKEFTDGDAEQLVKKCPVNVFDIEELGNGKKRAVVAKPRACTLCRECVKVKVEPQIELRRVRDHFIFTIESTGALPPEVLFTEAVKILEEKCERVISELS